In the genome of Hydrogenispora ethanolica, the window GGGCCGGCTGTTGAACAAGTCGATGTTCGGCATCTCCATGACCATGCTCGGCAATATGCGGAACCGGATCCAGGAGATCGGCGCGGACCGCCGGGAGCCGGTGGAAATGATCCTGAAAGAACTGAAGGAGATGGAGGAGATCGTGATCGAGCCAATCAGCGTGGCCAATTACGAGCGGCTCGACGTGGTCCTGAATACGCTGGACAACGACCTGAACCGGCTGGCCGGGAAGATCCGGGATGCAGCGGCCTCGACCATCCGCGAGGGCACCAGCTACGCTACAAACGCCCAACTCATTACCCTCGCCATCCTGGTGATCGGCGTGGGACTTTCGCTGCTGTTGGGGTTGGTGGTGGCGGCGGCGATAGCCCGGCCGCTGCAGGCGATGCTTTCGGCCATCAAGGCGCTGTCCCGCGGCGATCTGACGCGGGATGTGGCGGAGACGGGCTGCGCCGAAACCGCCGGAATGGCGCTGGGTCTGAATCATGCCTTCGGGAGCCTGCGCGAGCTGGTGGCGGGGATTACCGACCAGTCCCAGGCGCTCTATGCGGCCAGCACTGAGCTGAAACACGCCGCGGCCGGGACCGGCGCAGCCGCGGGCCAGGTGGCCTCGGCCATGGGCGAATTGGCGCGGGCCTCGGTCGAGGAAGCCGAACAAACCAGCCGGGCGGTCGCGGCCATTGACCAGCTTTCCGCCTTGATTGGCTCGGTCACCGCCGACACGGCCCGGATCGATGAAGCCTCGCTCCAAGTGGCCCAATTGGCCAAGGCGGGACATCGAGCCGCCGACAATATTGTCCAGGAGGTGGACGAGATTTACGGGACCACCCAGGAGGTGGCCGGGATCGTCAATCAACTGAACCAGAACTCCAGCGAGATCGGGCAGATCACCGCGGTCATCCAGGGCATCGCCGAACAGACGTCCTTATTGGCGTTGAATGCGGCCATCGAGGCGGCCCGCGCCGGGGAGCACGGCAAAGGCTTCGAAGTGGTGGCCCAGGAGACCGGCAAGCTGGCCGAGCAGTCCAAACAGGCGGCCAAGCTCATCGCCGGTCAGGCGCAGGAGATGATGCGGCGGATCGAGACCGCGGTGGGAGCGATGCAGCAAGAGCTGACCAAGGTCGAGACCGGCCGGGAACTGGCGGCGGACGCCAAAGCCATCTTCCATCAGATCTTCGAGGCCCTGACCCGGAACCTGACCCAGGTGGCGGCAGTGGCCGAATCGGCCCGGCAAATGACGGAGAGCAATGCGGCGGTGATCGCGGTGATCGACACCATCGCCGGCATCAGCCAGGCCGGCGTGGCCAATACCGAGGAGGTCTCGGCCACCGCCGAACAGCAGAGCGCGGCCGCGCAGGAAGTAACGGCGCTCGCCGAGAACCTGGCGCTGATCGCCGACAACCTGAAACAGTCGGTGACCGTCTTCGCGCTGGCCGGGGCTGAAACGTCCGGAACGGAGCCGGTTCGGACGGCCTGAGACGGCATTCTATCGCTGCGACAAGCGGGGCGGACCCATGGGTCCGCCCCGCCTGCGTTTTGCCCCGCGGGAAGTGAACGGCGGCTAGAACCGGCTAGACCTCGGCGATCTTCTGCCCCATCATGCTCAGATCGTAGCCCCCCATGCCCGTGACCTCGTCCCGGTACCCCTTGGAACGCAGGATCTCCAGGACCGCCTGGAAATGGGGCAACCCCAAATCCTCCTTGCGGAAGATTAGATCGTACCGCTCCTTGTGCAAAGGAATGAAATCCACCCCGGCCACCTGCGAGGCGGCCTTCTCGATCCCCAGGCCGAAATCGGCCTCGCCCCGCGCCACCCGGCTGGCCACGGCGATGTGGCTGGTCTCTTCCTGATCATACCCGGCTATCCGGGCCGGTTCCAGCTGGAGCCGGCGCAACATCTCATCGAGCAGCACCCGGGCGCCGGAACCGCATTCGCGGTTGACAAAGCGCAGCCCGGGCCGGACCAGATCGGGCCAGGCTTGAATGGCTTTGGGATTGCCTTTGGCCACGTAGAAGCCTTCCATCCGGTGGACGAGGTTATAAATGACGGTCTTATGGCCGGGCAACATCCGCCGGACGTAGGGCAGGTTGTATTCGCCGGAGTCACCGTCCCAGAGGTGGGCGGTGACCAGGTTGGCCGCGCCGTGATAGAGCGCGGAGAGCCCGTCCATACTCCCGATATGGCGGCGGAGGAAGCGCAGCTGCGGCAGGAGCTTCTCCAGGTGCTGGGAGAGAGTGTCCAGGATCAGGTCCTGGCCGCAGATGATCAAGCCGGCTTGAGTATCGCCGCCGGGATCCGGGGCCTGGACCATCGATCGGGTAAGGTTGGGCACGCAGGACTTGGTGTTCTGGATGTACTGGTCGATATCCGCCTGCTCCACCCGGACCTTGCGGCCGATGCGGTAGGCGGCCAGATCGCCGCGCTTGATCAGCTCGTAAACGGTGAAACGGGAGATCTTCAGGATCCGGGCCACCTCTTCAGGCGTGTAGGAGATGTTGTCGGGCATGGCTGGCACCTCAATCGTCCGTCCCTTGTCAGAGACTTGTAACTTTTGTGTAAGTATTTCTAACATGCTCTTGCTTTTTAGTATAACATAAAATACAATAAAGTCATAATTGGGTTATGTTGGTTTATGTTGGTCATGGTTTGGGGGAACGATACGATTCGCGATTCAAAGGAGGAAAAACATGATGAAACATCGGGGTCTTGTGCTGATCGGTATGTTGGTTTTGCTGCTGGGCGCGACGGCGGGCTGGGCCGCGCCCAAGGCCGACTTGTATGTTTCGGCCGCCGCGAGCCTGAAGGATGCCTTGCTGGAAATGGAAAAGCCCTATGA includes:
- a CDS encoding methyl-accepting chemotaxis protein; translation: MKRGIGPWEKFRRNFTKLKVFQQIWLVIGFVSVFLLIQGGLCIYIVRTMHRISDQVFNDSTKALTHISATEVDLQKVRGNYLGRLLNKSMFGISMTMLGNMRNRIQEIGADRREPVEMILKELKEMEEIVIEPISVANYERLDVVLNTLDNDLNRLAGKIRDAAASTIREGTSYATNAQLITLAILVIGVGLSLLLGLVVAAAIARPLQAMLSAIKALSRGDLTRDVAETGCAETAGMALGLNHAFGSLRELVAGITDQSQALYAASTELKHAAAGTGAAAGQVASAMGELARASVEEAEQTSRAVAAIDQLSALIGSVTADTARIDEASLQVAQLAKAGHRAADNIVQEVDEIYGTTQEVAGIVNQLNQNSSEIGQITAVIQGIAEQTSLLALNAAIEAARAGEHGKGFEVVAQETGKLAEQSKQAAKLIAGQAQEMMRRIETAVGAMQQELTKVETGRELAADAKAIFHQIFEALTRNLTQVAAVAESARQMTESNAAVIAVIDTIAGISQAGVANTEEVSATAEQQSAAAQEVTALAENLALIADNLKQSVTVFALAGAETSGTEPVRTA
- a CDS encoding helix-turn-helix transcriptional regulator, which gives rise to MPDNISYTPEEVARILKISRFTVYELIKRGDLAAYRIGRKVRVEQADIDQYIQNTKSCVPNLTRSMVQAPDPGGDTQAGLIICGQDLILDTLSQHLEKLLPQLRFLRRHIGSMDGLSALYHGAANLVTAHLWDGDSGEYNLPYVRRMLPGHKTVIYNLVHRMEGFYVAKGNPKAIQAWPDLVRPGLRFVNRECGSGARVLLDEMLRRLQLEPARIAGYDQEETSHIAVASRVARGEADFGLGIEKAASQVAGVDFIPLHKERYDLIFRKEDLGLPHFQAVLEILRSKGYRDEVTGMGGYDLSMMGQKIAEV